One genomic region from Oncorhynchus clarkii lewisi isolate Uvic-CL-2024 chromosome 21, UVic_Ocla_1.0, whole genome shotgun sequence encodes:
- the LOC139378580 gene encoding protein mono-ADP-ribosyltransferase PARP12-like: MTESTITKLICANHGSMNVDELCANFYSDLPVSVRDVITNQAKFGFVVFDGEQRVLARTGVRLCRSSDCQGCRNLHFCKRFLLGDCPFSRRRGGCRFNHDLTSGDNSRVLKEHGLEKLNRSELCTLLLQNDGFFLPQVCHNYNNGVGEYGKCQDGETCKRLHICEMYLRGSCNCSRCHDFYEPHPLKILQDRGVPNELIASLKSVYMNMEWLQKQDHAKQGKGQHQRDKSEICMYFIKGRCIHGDKCFKAHCTMPYQWEVREGLNWTALQDNEMIEKDYCDPAKTYSRGVQPVCFDTMTCGLNKARRLSTISSVLQPIFILTTEWAWFWEDECGNWIQYASAISGHRAATITSEDLEKRFQEDNKAVMEFTAGSQTYELSFPDMIQTNKQYSTKKVVRRRPVFVSSADAQTIKTSKRAPINHSNFRALPGHWDKAQTPETGYKRVDLPCLSVEFKEIQGFFQKTMRGFSIRQIERIQNKALWEVFQWQRDLMKKNNRGRNVTEKQLFHGTDSKYLHAICLNNFDWRICGLNGTAYGKGSYFARDAKYSNSYTGQSNMRSMFVCRVLVGDYTEGHSRYLRPPSKDGGDTIFYDSCVDDVSNPSIFVVFEKHQVYPEYLIHYGDDDAWSQDYQQYYRPAPVPAPTPRPAPKYRPAPTPAPKSDNSCVIS, from the exons ATGACGGAATCGACCATAACTAAACTTATTTGTGCTAACCATGGATCAATGAACGTCGATGAATTATGTGCGAATTTTTACAGTGACTTGCCCGTCTCGGTGCGGGATGTAATTACGAATCAAGCTAAAtttggttttgttgtttttgacGGAGAGCAAAGGGTGTTAGCCAGGACTGGAGTTCGACTGTGCAGATCCAGCGATTGCCAGGGATGCCgaaatttacatttttgtaaacGATTCCTGCTTGGAGATTGCCCGTTCAGTCGGAGAAG aggaggatgtCGCTTCAACCATGACCTGACTTCGGGGGACAACAGCAGAGTCCTGAAAGAACACGGACTGGAGAAACTGAACAGATCAGAGCTGTGCACCCTGCTGCTTCAGAATGATGGCTTCTTCTTACCACAA GTGTGCCACAACTACAACAATGGTGTTGGAGAGTATGGCAAATGCCAGGATGGCGAAACATGCAAGAGGCTCCACATCTGTGAGATGTATCTCAGGGGTAGCTGCAACTGTTCCAGGTGTCATGATTTCTACGAACCCCACCcattaaaaatcctgcaggacAGAGGGGTGCCCAACGAGCTCATTGCCTCCCTGAAGTCTGTGTACATGAACATGGAGTGGTTGCAAAAGCAAGACCATGCCAAGCAAGGCAAGGGGCAACATCAAAGAG ATAAATCTGAAATATGCATGTACTTCATCAAGGGCAGATGCATACACGGTG ATAAGTGCTTTAAAGCCCACTGTACCATGCCCTACCAatgggaggtgagggagggactAAACTGGACAGCTCTACAAGACAACGAGATGATTGAGAAGGACTATTGCGACCCAGCAAAGACATACAG TCGTGGAGTCCAGCCTGTGTGTTTCGATACGATGACCTGCGGCCTGAACAAAGCCCGGCGtctctccaccatctcctctGTGCTACAGCCTATATTCATCCTCACCACAGAGTGGGCCTGGTTCTGGGAGGACGAGTGTGGAAACTGGATCCAGTACGCATCAGCA ATCAGTGGACACAGGGCAGCCACCATCACCAGTGAAGACCTGGAGAAGAGGTTCCAGGAAGACAACAAGGCTGTGATGGAGTTCACCGCGGGGTCACAGACCTATGAACTCAGTTTCCCAG acatgattcaaacaaaCAAGCAGTACAGCACCAAGAAGGTTGTGAGAAGACGGCCTGTGTTTGTCTCTTCAGCTGATGCACAAACTATCAAAACCAG CAAAAGGGCTCCGATCAATCACTCAAATTTCAGAGCTTTACCAGGACACTGGGACAAGGCACAAACTCCTGAAACAGGATACaag AGAGTCGACCTTCCGTGCTTGTCAGTGGAGTTTAAAGAGATTCAAGGGTTTTTTCAGAAGACCATGAGAGGCTTCAGCATCCGCCAAATTGAGAGGATTCAGAACAAAGCCCTTTGGGAAGTCTTTCAGTG GCAAAGGGATCTCATGAAGAAGAACAACAGAGGGAGGAATGTGACGGAGAAACAGCTTTTCCATGGCACAGACTCCAAATACCTCCATGCCATCTGCCTTAACAACTTTGACTGGCGGATCTGTGGACTAAACGGAACAGCCTATGGGAAAG GGAGTTACTTTGCCAGGGATGCCAAATACTCCAACAGCTACACTGGCCAATCAAATATGAGGTCCATGTTTGTCTGTCGTGTGTTGGTGGGAGATTACACCGAAGGGCACTCCCGCTACCTCCGGCCCCCCTCGAAGGACGGAGGGGACACCATCTTCTACGACAGCTGTGTGGATGACGTCAGCAACCCCTCCATCTTTGTGGTGTTTGAGAAGCACCAGGTGTACCCAGAGTACCTCATCCATTATGGTGATGACGACGCATGGTCGCAAGACTACCAGCAATACTACCGTCCAGCTCCTGTACCTGCTCCAACACCTAGACCAGCACCAAAATACAGACCAGCACCAACCCCTGCACCTAAATCTGACAACTCATGTGTCATTAGTTGA